A part of Phoenix dactylifera cultivar Barhee BC4 chromosome 2, palm_55x_up_171113_PBpolish2nd_filt_p, whole genome shotgun sequence genomic DNA contains:
- the LOC103715483 gene encoding uncharacterized protein LOC103715483, whose protein sequence is MNTENGSFARCVKHPSQFFTGFCSFCLVERLSNVGSAEQSLKASDGSQCEIVQVSAAIPDAGNKPNEVRVRRTLLSLFQLDDIDSFESKENPSKDHLVTENLTAGNTMSLEDGSECKTGVSHDVDSSKDVQVEAISKLGDRVSENNSDAAGNLTDAAQSGKKAELVEDEMLKDKSVPFWLSSVLSKKGLKWRISSTFKKNQVKEKSSSNGVEDKQLDSKTNFRHSCDWRLSHDSSKTSSWELPRHSWDGSMVSKALACSFACLEERGGGCSRIKKSLPEVLSSEPKPTTDNCDVDKTDNMASARDKSLSSESSLGSLFKEWSYKESHPEIAFSGISRKKSHRWSRVWDRSITSPFRGFVKKREHVLERSLSESWQDRKEKSLEILESGGGVRYNGNDLISVRASQSINRIINSANGDLHNPRPDWQKKRAYKLGRSQSVRYSSPGNLYNGLLRFYLTPLRSSRRNASKSRTKNSNSFARGIFGFY, encoded by the coding sequence ATGAACACGGAAAATGGCAGCTTTGCTAGGTGTGTGAAGCACCCGTCTCAGTTCTTCACTGGTTTCTGTTCTTTTTGCTTGGTTGAGAGGTTATCGAATGTTGGTTCTGCAGAACAAAGCTTGAAAGCTTCAGATGGTTCACAGTGTGAAATTGTTCAGGTCTCTGCTGCCATTCCTGATGCTGGTAATAAGCCTAATGAGGTCAGAGTAAGGAGGACTCTCCTATCTTTGTTTCAATTGGATGATATTGACAGCTTTGAGAGCAAGGAAAATCCATCGAAAGACCATCTTGTGACAGAGAATTTGACCGCTGGAAATACCATGTCTCTAGAAGATGGGTCTGAATGCAAAACTGGTGTCTCCCATGATGTGGATAGTTCTAAGGATGTTCAGGTTGAGGCGATCTCTAAGCTTGGAGATAGGGTTTCAGAAAACAATTCTGATGCTGCTGGTAATCTTACTGATGCTGCCCAATCTGGCAAGAAGGCTGAGCTCGTAGAAGATGAGATGTTGAAAGACAAAAGTGTGCCATTTTGGTTGAGTTCGGTTCTGTCAAAAAAGGGACTAAAATGGAGGATTAGTAGCACATTCAAGAAGAACCAGGTGAAAGAGAAGAGCTCGAGTAATGGAGTGGAGGATAAACAGCTGGATAGCAAGACTAACTTCCGGCATTCTTGTGACTGGAGGCTGTCACATGATTCGAGCAAGACCTCATCTTGGGAATTACCCAGACATTCATGGGATGGTTCAATGGTGAGCAAGGCACTAGCATGTTCATTCGCCTGCCTTGAAGAACGTGGAGGTGGTTGTAGTAGGATAAAAAAAAGTTTACCTGAAGTTTTAAGTTCAGAGCCTAAGCCAACTACTGATAATTGTGATGTTGACAAAACCGATAATATGGCTTCAGCCAGAGATAAATCTTTATCATCAGAAAGCAGTTTGGGAAGCCTTTTCAAAGAGTGGAGTTACAAAGAATCTCACCCTGAAATTGCATTTTCAGGTATCAGTAGAAAAAAATCACACAGATGGAGTAGAGTGTGGGATCGCAGTATAACTAGCCCTTTCAGGGGTTTTGTAAAGAAACGTGAGCATGTGTTGGAGAGGTCTCTGTCTGAATCTTGGCAAGACAGGAAGGAAAAGAGTTTGGAAATTTTGGAATCTGGTGGTGGAGTACGATATAATGGGAATGACCTCATTTCGGTTAGAGCTAGCCAGAGCATAAACCGAATCATAAATTCTGCTAATGGTGATCTTCATAACCCTAGACCTGATTGGCAAAAGAAGAGGGCATACAAGCTTGGTCGAAGCCAGAGTGTACGTTACTCTTCCCCTGGAAACTTATATAATGGACTTCTTCGCTTTTATTTGACTCCTTTGAGAAGCAGCAGAAGAAATGCAAGCAAAAGTAGgacaaaaaattcaaattcatttGCCAGAGGCATCTTtgggttttattga